One segment of Streptomyces sp. NA02950 DNA contains the following:
- a CDS encoding 3-hydroxyacyl-CoA dehydrogenase NAD-binding domain-containing protein, protein MTDRAETTDTMIRWDRDEDGIVVLTMDDPANSVNLMNTSFTASLQSTVERLEAERASVTGVILTSAKRSFFAGADLTVLRRTAPERVPELARVSDELKGLLRRLETLGKPVVAAVNGAAIGGGLEVALACHHRIALDAEGSVIGLPEVTLGLLPGAGGLTRTVRMLGLHKALVDIVLTGRLFPPRDAQRHGLVDVVAASPEDMLGQARRWILDHPESAQPWDVEGYRIPGGAATSHTFLSQVVVPFSATVRNRGRGTPMDAPHHILAAAVEGTQVDVDTALAIETRYLAELACGQISSNMIKAFHFDSEHIAKGGGRPDGHPRHQARKAVVLGAGMMGAGIAYCCAKAGMDVVLKDVDLEAAERGKAYSRKILDKAVERGGIGESERTAVLGRITPTARAGDAAGADLVIEAVFENAELKKKVFAEVEPRLAPGAVLGSNTSTLPITGLAQGVGRPEDFIGLHFFSPVDKMALLEIIVGAKTTDATLAKAYDIARQLGKTPIVAGDSRGFFTSRVIGTFLNESLNLIAEGAAPASVEQAGLQAGYPTAPLALCDELNMKLSQKVRQEAIEGYAADGRTLPHQPAYDVIDRMVDEFGRPGRLEGAGFHEYADGRRVRLWPGLADAFGAGTADIPLIDMVERMLFVEALESVKCLDEGVLRSVPDANVGSILGIGFPAWTGGVLQYVNQYEGGPAGFVARARELAERYGERFQPPASLVERAERGAFYE, encoded by the coding sequence ATGACCGACAGGGCCGAAACGACCGACACCATGATCCGCTGGGACCGCGACGAGGACGGCATCGTCGTCCTCACCATGGACGACCCGGCGAACTCGGTGAACCTCATGAACACCTCCTTCACCGCGTCGCTGCAGAGCACCGTGGAGCGGCTGGAGGCCGAGCGCGCGTCGGTGACGGGTGTGATCCTCACCTCCGCCAAGCGCAGTTTCTTCGCGGGTGCCGATCTGACCGTGCTGCGCCGCACCGCTCCTGAGCGGGTCCCCGAACTCGCCCGCGTCTCCGATGAGTTGAAGGGGCTGCTGCGTCGGCTGGAAACCCTCGGCAAGCCCGTGGTGGCAGCCGTCAACGGCGCGGCCATCGGCGGTGGCCTGGAGGTGGCCCTGGCCTGCCACCACCGGATCGCCCTGGACGCCGAGGGCAGTGTGATCGGCCTGCCCGAGGTGACCCTCGGGCTGCTGCCCGGCGCCGGCGGACTGACCCGCACGGTGCGCATGCTGGGCCTGCACAAGGCGCTGGTTGACATCGTGCTGACGGGCCGTCTGTTCCCGCCCCGCGACGCCCAGCGGCACGGGCTGGTCGATGTGGTGGCCGCCTCGCCCGAGGACATGCTCGGCCAGGCCCGCCGCTGGATCCTGGACCACCCGGAGTCGGCGCAGCCGTGGGACGTCGAGGGCTACCGCATCCCCGGCGGCGCCGCCACCTCACACACCTTCCTCTCCCAGGTCGTGGTGCCGTTCTCGGCCACCGTCCGCAACCGCGGCCGCGGCACCCCGATGGACGCCCCGCACCACATCCTGGCCGCGGCGGTCGAGGGCACCCAGGTGGACGTGGACACCGCGCTCGCCATCGAGACCCGCTATCTCGCCGAACTGGCCTGCGGCCAGATCTCGTCGAACATGATCAAGGCGTTCCACTTCGACTCCGAGCACATCGCCAAGGGCGGCGGCCGCCCCGACGGCCACCCCCGCCACCAGGCCCGCAAGGCGGTGGTCCTGGGCGCCGGAATGATGGGCGCGGGCATCGCCTACTGCTGTGCCAAGGCCGGTATGGACGTGGTCCTCAAGGACGTCGACCTCGAGGCGGCCGAGCGCGGCAAGGCGTACTCGCGGAAGATCCTGGACAAGGCCGTGGAGCGGGGCGGGATCGGAGAGAGCGAGCGCACCGCGGTCCTGGGCCGGATCACCCCCACCGCGCGGGCCGGGGACGCCGCCGGGGCCGATCTGGTCATCGAGGCGGTCTTCGAGAACGCCGAGCTGAAGAAGAAGGTCTTCGCCGAGGTCGAACCGCGTCTGGCGCCCGGCGCCGTGCTCGGCTCGAACACCTCCACCCTCCCCATCACCGGTCTCGCGCAGGGGGTGGGCCGCCCGGAGGACTTCATCGGGCTGCACTTCTTCTCCCCGGTGGACAAGATGGCCCTGCTGGAGATCATCGTCGGTGCGAAGACCACCGACGCCACCCTGGCCAAGGCGTACGACATCGCCCGCCAGCTCGGCAAGACCCCGATCGTGGCCGGTGACAGCCGTGGCTTCTTCACCAGCCGGGTGATCGGCACCTTCCTCAACGAATCGCTCAACCTGATCGCCGAGGGGGCCGCCCCGGCCTCCGTGGAGCAGGCCGGGCTCCAGGCCGGATACCCCACCGCGCCGCTGGCCCTGTGCGACGAACTCAACATGAAGCTGTCGCAGAAGGTGCGCCAGGAGGCCATCGAAGGCTACGCGGCCGACGGCCGCACCCTGCCCCACCAGCCCGCCTACGATGTCATCGACCGCATGGTGGACGAGTTCGGGCGGCCCGGCCGCCTCGAGGGAGCCGGTTTCCACGAGTACGCCGACGGCAGGCGGGTGCGGCTGTGGCCGGGTCTGGCCGACGCCTTCGGGGCCGGTACGGCCGATATCCCGCTGATCGACATGGTGGAGCGGATGCTCTTCGTCGAGGCGCTCGAATCGGTGAAGTGCCTGGACGAGGGGGTGCTGCGCTCGGTGCCGGACGCCAACGTCGGATCGATCCTCGGCATCGGCTTCCCCGCCTGGACCGGCGGTGTGCTCCAGTACGTCAACCAGTACGAGGGCGGTCCGGCCGGATTTGTCGCCCGCGCCCGTGAACTGGCGGAACGCTACGGAGAGCGGTTCCAGCCCCCGGCCTCCCTGGTGGAGCGGGCCGAACGCGGTGCGTTCTACGAGTGA